A genomic segment from Candidatus Poribacteria bacterium encodes:
- a CDS encoding permease-like cell division protein FtsX → MRYHLKNAISHIARAGTSSLIGIVGIGFITTLLATLLLNHFFILRQSEFKMHAPTLVAFLKDTVDESMGRTLVSRLEKNGQILAVNYASKAEKLANGETEFQDLGVLIKEAFSETRGVNPFPASLNVYVDEELITRKTLEHIALEIKAHDEIEDILLTGHGQLRDRLRDSERTTLVAIGVTLVVVWFIIGSVIKKTAIARTDEFHLMKLLGMFRRYLLAPFIVHGLFLGGLGALSGLGCFYGVLHIFRSQLGGLHFLTIYQIISVIVAEMLIGLIVGFATYRKFAS, encoded by the coding sequence CTTAAAAATGCCATATCTCATATTGCACGTGCTGGCACTTCCAGTCTGATAGGTATTGTGGGCATCGGATTCATCACGACCTTACTCGCCACCTTGCTATTAAACCACTTTTTCATTTTGCGACAGTCTGAATTTAAAATGCATGCCCCTACCCTCGTCGCGTTCCTAAAAGACACCGTGGACGAGTCAATGGGACGCACATTGGTTAGTCGCTTAGAAAAGAATGGACAGATCCTCGCGGTAAATTATGCTTCAAAGGCTGAGAAACTCGCAAACGGCGAGACCGAGTTCCAGGATTTGGGTGTCCTGATTAAGGAGGCGTTTTCAGAAACTCGCGGTGTAAACCCATTCCCAGCATCCCTCAACGTCTATGTGGACGAAGAATTAATAACCCGTAAAACGTTAGAGCACATTGCGTTAGAGATTAAAGCACACGACGAAATTGAGGACATCTTGCTAACCGGACACGGACAACTGAGAGATCGGCTGCGCGACTCAGAACGGACAACTCTCGTCGCCATCGGTGTGACACTCGTTGTCGTCTGGTTCATTATCGGTTCGGTTATCAAGAAAACAGCAATTGCCCGCACCGATGAGTTTCACCTCATGAAACTTCTCGGTATGTTTCGACGCTATCTTCTCGCGCCTTTCATTGTTCATGGGCTCTTCCTCGGTGGACTTGGTGCTTTGTCTGGACTTGGCTGCTTCTACGGCGTGCTGCATATCTTCAGATCTCAATTAGGAGGTCTTCACTTCCTTACTATTTATCAAATTATTTCGGTTATTGTGGCTGAGATGCTAATCGGACTCATCGTCGGTTTTGCTACATATCGGAAATTCGCGTCGTAG